The window GGGGGTGTCGTGCTTGGTCTTTAGAGCGCGGAAGAGAGCCTTCTCGGCACCCAGAATCTGAATGGTACTGGCAGGGCTCTTGGACAGATTGGACAGGCTGCCGGCGTGGGCGATCAGGCGCGCACCGACCAGGTCTCCAACGAGAGCCGTGAGGTTCGGCGCAATGGCGTTCATCCGTGCGGTCAGGTAACCGGCCAGTTGCTGGCGGTAGTCGGCGAAGCCAACAACCTGCTCAGCCAGAGCCTGGATGttgtccagatcctcctcgctgatcTCAGTACCCATCGACCGGTCCGCAgcggccttgacggcgcCCTCGATTTCCTCAGGGAGAATCTCAGCGAGGTCGGCAGTCTCCCAGTTGGTCCGCATGCCCATCTTCAGGACAAGTTTGGCGTAGGCGATGTTGTCGTTGAGGATCTTAGCCAGCTCGGGGAAGTGCCAGCCGTACCATTCCTTCACACGCATGGCGTAGGTGTTCAGCTCCTtgtcgagatcatccagcagaccAATGGCCTGGACGATCATGGTATCGATCTTGTCGGGCGAGAACTTTAGCTTGTGACGGGCGAGCGAGTGCGACAGACCCAGCGACATGGTGGACATGTCGTTGGGCATCAGGCCGGGGATCAGGGAGGTTAGGTGCTCGCGAATGGCACGGTAGACGTCGGCGGTGGACGAGTCGGCGATCAATTGAACGGAGAGACCGGGCAGCTTGCCAATGGCGGTTCCTATTCCATGCAATTAGAAAAAAACCCTTCAAAAATTGGTGAAACTTAACGTACCAAGCTTGGGGTCTGCAACGGCCAGCGAgaccttcttctcatccttgatGTCGTTGAGAAGCGAAGCCAGGCGAGGGGTGACCTTGCCCTCCATGACCGATGCGGCCTCCTCCAAAGCTGCTGCGGCACTGTCGAACTTCTGGAAACTCTTCAATTTCAACCTAAGAGGCTGGTCAGTTACCGTTGACCCTGGGGACAAAATTTTTGTGGCTGTCGGCCACACCGCAGGGActcgaaaaaaagaaaaagcgtGGCAGAGATTGCACATACAGATTCGAGATACCCTCCGCAGTAGCAGCCTCCGTTGCGAGGTCATCGCGCTTGAGgagcttcttgtccttggccttgagcagGGCATAGCCCGCGCTGGTCTCGGTGAGAATGAAGAGTGTCATGGTGAGCGACCACGGCGTTCAGGCTGGGTGGAAAAAAATCGTTTGGGAATAATAacggccagccagacccGGGGGAGCGaacaggaaaaagaaagaccGAAAAATCAGGGACCGAAGTGCGGGCGATCACAAGAGTCGGAGAATGGAAATTTtgcagcagaaaaaaaaagtgtaCCACGCCAAGCCACAGTCGGTCTGCCACACACACTGTGGACTTGTGGCGGTGGCTTACATAACCCCTGGTGAATGTACACCTTCGATAGGACCGAGCATTGGCAGAACAGCCCCCCGTCTCATCTTGCCTCCCCCGTTCCACCATGGAGGGCCTGTTCTTCAATGTTAATGGCGGGTAAGTCTCTTGTTTCTGCACTCCAACACAGACCCCCTGCTGACCTGGCTAGCTACGTCGAGGGCATTGTTCGAGGCTACCGCAATTGCCTGCTCAGCGGCCAGAACTACTCCAACCTGACCCAATGCGAGACCATCGACGGTATGTCTCCAAACACAGTGGTCAAGACCATGGCTGACTTTCTCCGGCAGATGTCAAGCTCCAGCTGGCCCCCGCATACGGCGACTTCCTCGCCTCTCTTCCCCCGAacccctccacctccgccctCGCAGGCCGGATGACCGACAAGCTGGTCTCTGAGTTCCGGTACCTGATCGCCCAGGCGACGGGCTCGACCGCCAAGTTCCTCGAGTACCTGACGTACGGGTACATGATCGACAACATCGCCCTCCTGATCACGGGCACGCTGCATGAGCGGGACACCCGAGAACTGCTGGAGCGGTGCCACCCGCTCGGCTGGTTCGAGACGCTGCCCGTGCTGTGCGTCGCGACTAACATCGAGGAGCTGTACAACTCCGTGCTGATCGAGACCCCGCTGGCCCCCTATTTCAAGGGCAGTCTCAGCCACCAggatctcgacgagctgaaCATTGAGATTGTCCGCAACACCCTCTACAAGAACTACCTGGAGGATTTCTATAATTTCATCAGCACCCACCCGGACTTCGCTGGCACCCCTACCCAAGAAGTCATGACCGAGATCCTGCAGTTCGAGGCGGATCGCCgcgccatcaacatcacccTCAACTCCTTCGGCACCGAGCTCTCCAAGCTCGAGCGGAGGAAGCTCTACCCGGAATTCGGGAAACTTTATCCCGAAGGTAGCCTGATGCTCTCCCGTGCGGAGGACGTGGAGGGTGTGGCCCTGGCTGTTAGTGCCGTGGGGGATTACAAGGCGTTCTTCGATGCCGTGGGCCTGAGccagggcggcggcggcgggctcGGTGGAATGGGCGGCGGCCCTGCGGACGGTAAGAGTCTGGAAGATTTGTTCTAtcagaaggagatggagatgtcaAAGTTGGTCTTCACGCGGCAATTCACCCCGGCGGTGGTGTATGCGTGGATGAAGCTGAAGGAGCAGGTGAGAACCCCTCTTTTATATTTGTAATGAATGATCTTTCTGACTCTTGACAGGAAATCCGAAACGTGACCTGGATCGCGGAATGCATTGCCCAGAACCAAAAGGAGAGAATTGGAAACTTCATCTCCGTGTTCTGATTTTCTCAGTTGATCACAATTCCTGTATTTACATAACTTCACTCACCTCTTTGGTTTTTGGGTCTgtcctcttttttttccccctttAGCTGTCGAGTACCCAGTTCGTTCTGTGTTTCGTTTCGGTGTCGAAGTGAGTGAGCCTGCGCCAAATGCTCGTCGCCGGTATCGGCTGATTGTGGGTTTGTGGTCTTGCTCTCGTATAAGGCGTTTGGCTCCCTGATTCTTATCCTTGTGATATAGAAGAAAATACTTGGAACAGATGAATGTCCATTATTGTATGGCTTCTAAGGCATCTAAGATCCCATCTCTATTAAGCAATATAACCATGGATTCGACGAACCGAGCCAACAATTATCATCGATAGAACCATTTAAAATCCGTTTAGGAACGGCAAATACATGCTTATATTTTGTAGCCCCGATGGAAAATGTCCCAGCTTGAATTCAGTGCTCACTCATGTATGCGCAGGTGACAGAGAGCGTAGAGAAGATGTAACGCGAAATCCAAGGGAAAAGCGACGAAATCCAGAGGTATCGGCCGTCAGGTCAAGTTACCTGGATGTGAAAAGGGCTCTATATTTGGGTGGAAATGAGGACGGAGCGAGTTGCATCAGGTGGATTTCAAAGAGAttcatcgacatcatcgGAAGGCAAATAGCAACAATTTTTGGGGGGAACTGGTCAGTCATATTGGAATAGGACGCTGATACTCTCGCCGTGGTGGACGCGACGAATAGCCTAGTTAAAATGGTTAGAACTTTTCTCCAAAACGTATGagctttttctttcaaacTATGAGACTCACCTCAGCGAAGACATGGCCCACTTCGAGGACTTCCAACTTTGGACAccggcgaagatgatcgACCTGGTCGACACTGTTGGTTACGACCACCTTGTCGAGAGCGCTAGCGTTGATGCGTTCAATGGCATCGCCGCTCAGGATGCCGTGGGTGACCAGGGCGTAGACCTGGGCGgcaccctccttcttcaacaaTTTGGCGGCGCGTGTGATGGTATTGGAAGTGTCCGCCAGATCGTCGATCAGGATTGCTGTCCGATCCTTAACGTCACCGACCAACATCATGGTGGCGTTCTGACGGTCTGTGATCTTTGTGGGGCGGCGTTCCTGCAAAAAATGAGTCAGATCTGAAAAAGGTAAGGCAGCTTGTGCGACGAACCTTGTGAATGAGGGCAAACTCGATGCCCATTGAGTCTGCAATGGCTGTCGCGCGCTTAGCGCCACCGGCGTCGGGACTCACAACGACGGACTGCCGGTAATTGGGGATATTGCGCTGGATGTAACTCTTGAGAAGTGGCCGGCCGTAGAGGTTGTCCACGGGGATATCAAAATATCCCTGGTATTGCGGGTCGTGCAGATCCATCGTGATGATGTGATCAGCGCCGGCGCAAGTGAGCAGATCGGCCACAAGGGTGCCTGCCTGCGCAACCCACTGCTTGTAGCCAGGCCTCGGCTGAAAGCTGTTGATCTTTGTGGACGTTGAAGTCGAAGCGGTGCTCGCGGTGTCATCGTTAATGCCGTTCACAGACTTTAACGACTCCTGTGTGTCACTGCGCGGGAGGCCATTGGTTGGGCGCCGCTTCACAGGACTGCCATTGCCGACATCTTCGAGTTGAGCCTTGGCAAGGCTCCTCTGGAGATTGTCGATGCCATTCACACCCAGACCCACCCCGTCGGACTTGTTCAGGCTGGGCGTGGGGGGAGTGCTCTCGAAGGTGTAGCCGTTGTTAGGCCGGCTCATCATGGATGACTTGACGAGCGGAGCGCCGGTTTTGTTGTATGGAATGTCACTTTGTCGCGAGTAGGGGAAGAGCGGGAGGACAGCGGTGACTCGCCGGGCCGAAGCGGTCTTACAGGCAGAAATGGTGATGAGCAGTTCGACTAGGTGGTCGTTGACTTTCCCACCACCAGACTGGATAATATAAACGTCCTTTCCACGGACCGACTCTTGGATTTCGACTCTGGTCTCGCCAACGGCAAATTTGGAGAGCAGGACATCGGCCGGTGGAAGGCCGAGCACGTTGCAAATGGTTTGCGTCAGCTGCGGGTGGGATGTACCCCCAATGACGACGAGGTTGCGGACCATCATGAAGGGGTAGATGTGTATGAGGTACGGTCTGGAGAGGGGCTAGGACTGATGAGGAGAGAAAATTGGGTCGGATCAGGTGTGAGCGATAGGATCTGGAGGGGCGGTAAAGCCGGCGGGCGTCGAGTAATTTGGTGACGGAgggcaaaaaaagagaaaaagggcgACGGAGAGATTTGGAAAGTAGGGCGACTACCTCATGGCGGAGGTTGAAGAGCGGGGAGACGGTGGGAGACAAAAGGCATGgcacgaagaaagaagaaaagaattgTAGCTCGTGTGAGTCCCGCAATGGAGAAAAAAAGCCTCTCCGACGATCGGGTTGGCCGCAGGCagttggtgcctgaggcacccaGTGTCTGGCCGCATTCGGAAAAGCGGCATGTCGTGACCGGGTCAGGTGATCTGTGCTTGCTTTACAACAACTGGAATATCCATATTCGCCGGTACATACAACATGGAAAAACGACTCCGGTATGAAACATGGAAACAAAAAATCAATGGATACGTTCATCCTTATCCATGAAAAGTACTGGAACCCAGAACGCTTTAGTCGCCGGTCCCAACTTCCCTATACCAGTAGTTAGCATCGATGCTTGGAGTATCCGGGGAATGGGGTAGCGTTGTAGCTCACAGGTCAAGCTGGACTCCGTTGCTCACTCCGTAATCCTCCAACGAGAGCTGGTCCTTGAATGGGCGCTCACCCTGGCGCTTCAACAGAATCTCGTGGGGCTCGCGGCCAATGCGGGCTGCCACTTGGGCTTTGAAGAGTTCTGGAGAGAACACTGGTCAGCATACACGATCTGTCCAGCTGGGGAAAGTACTGGGACGAACTGATAGGATCCGAGGCAAGACATGGAATCGCGGCTTTCGTGCCCAGACGATCATTGACATGCACCACAATCATCGGTTCAGAAGACtgatggatgatgggatttttttccttcttcttctctttcttcttttcttccctcttttcttctttcttcacctctccctcttctcgGGGCTCATCACGTTCTTCGCGCCGTCTCCGATCCCGATCCCGCTCACGCTCGCTTTCTCTGTATCGGTCTCGGTCTCCATACCGGTCGGCGTCGCGGTCTCGTCGTGGTGATCGTGGCCGGtctcctcggtctcgatAGCCCCGGTCGAGACGGCGCTCATCCCCGGCGCGAGAATCGTCGTCGcgcctcttttccttccatcgAAATCCCCCGGTCTTCCGTGGCCGGTCTCGGTCACGGTTGTCTCTCTGACCAGGAGATCTGCTTCGAGAGCGGTCACCCATGGTGCGAAtgagagggaggaggggagaagagacGCAGTTGCGTTAATAATTGGTGCCCGACAAGCAGAGCAATCAGCAGGCGCAGCTGCACGTGATGTGAGAGCTGTTCCCGCTGCGCTAACCCAAAGCAGACTAGCGTGTGTTTGGCAGCTTGTCGCTCTTTCTCCAGTCaattccattccattcctgACGTGCCCTAACTGACCGACTACGTTGACAATGCCTGGTCGCCTCAGAGTCCGGAGGCCCTCTCCGGCCACCGTCTCCTTCGCCGTCTCCGATGCGCCCAGCCGCTCCAATTCCTCCGCCAAAATCCTCTTcgccctccagatcctgctCCGCGGCTTGGTATTCTGCTGCGCCATCTTTGCGGCCATCGCACGGTTCCGACACTCCTATTTCACTGGAAATGACTCCATTATCCACTGGGAGGACGTGTGGTCAAGCCCGCCGGGCTTGAAGGTTTGTCGTTGGGTGGACCCCTACAGCCCGTGGGCAGTAGCTGCGACCAGCGCACTGGCGATCTATGGGGTGTTCAGGAAGGGCTATACGGGTGCGTCTCTAAATGGTTGGATTCCCGTACAATCGCTGATTACTTGCCGCAGAGGAATCCGTCCTGGTCATCCGTGGCTTCGGGATTCAAACTTCTACGTCGTCCTCCACGTATCTGTCGACCGCGGCGACGCGGTTCATCCCAACCACACAGATCCAGGATATTGTGATCCATGAAGCCTTCAGGGGGTTTGAAGTGCGGTTCTACTTGGCTGTGATTGTGGAGGGCGAGCCGGAGGTCGTG of the Penicillium psychrofluorescens genome assembly, chromosome: 1 genome contains:
- a CDS encoding uncharacterized protein (ID:PFLUO_001668-T1.cds;~source:funannotate) — encoded protein: MGDRSRSRSPGQRDNRDRDRPRKTGGFRWKEKRRDDDSRAGDERRLDRGYRDRGDRPRSPRRDRDADRYGDRDRYRESERERDRDRRRREERDEPREEGEVKKEEKREEKKKEKKKEKNPIIHQSSEPMIVVHVNDRLGTKAAIPCLASDPIKLFKAQVAARIGREPHEILLKRQGERPFKDQLSLEDYGVSNGVQLDL
- a CDS encoding uncharacterized protein (ID:PFLUO_001666-T1.cds;~source:funannotate), translated to MEGLFFNVNGGYVEGIVRGYRNCLLSGQNYSNLTQCETIDDVKLQLAPAYGDFLASLPPNPSTSALAGRMTDKLVSEFRYLIAQATGSTAKFLEYLTYGYMIDNIALLITGTLHERDTRELLERCHPLGWFETLPVLCVATNIEELYNSVLIETPLAPYFKGSLSHQDLDELNIEIVRNTLYKNYLEDFYNFISTHPDFAGTPTQEVMTEILQFEADRRAINITLNSFGTELSKLERRKLYPEFGKLYPEGSLMLSRAEDVEGVALAVSAVGDYKAFFDAVGLSQGGGGGLGGMGGGPADGKSLEDLFYQKEMEMSKLVFTRQFTPAVVYAWMKLKEQEIRNVTWIAECIAQNQKERIGNFISVF
- a CDS encoding uncharacterized protein (ID:PFLUO_001667-T1.cds;~source:funannotate), with translation MVRNLVVIGGTSHPQLTQTICNVLGLPPADVLLSKFAVGETRVEIQESVRGKDVYIIQSGGGKVNDHLVELLITISACKTASARRVTAVLPLFPYSRQSDIPYNKTGAPLVKSSMMSRPNNGYTFESTPPTPSLNKSDGVGLGVNGIDNLQRSLAKAQLEDVGNGSPVKRRPTNGLPRSDTQESLKSVNGINDDTASTASTSTSTKINSFQPRPGYKQWVAQAGTLVADLLTCAGADHIITMDLHDPQYQGYFDIPVDNLYGRPLLKSYIQRNIPNYRQSVVVSPDAGGAKRATAIADSMGIEFALIHKERRPTKITDRQNATMMLVGDVKDRTAILIDDLADTSNTITRAAKLLKKEGAAQVYALVTHGILSGDAIERINASALDKVVVTNSVDQVDHLRRCPKLEVLEVGHVFAEAIRRVHHGESISVLFQYD
- a CDS encoding uncharacterized protein (ID:PFLUO_001669-T1.cds;~source:funannotate), producing the protein MPGRLRVRRPSPATVSFAVSDAPSRSNSSAKILFALQILLRGLVFCCAIFAAIARFRHSYFTGNDSIIHWEDVWSSPPGLKVCRWVDPYSPWAVAATSALAIYGVFRKGYTEESVLVIRGFGIQTSTSSSTYLSTAATRFIPTTQIQDIVIHEAFRGFEVRFYLAVIVEGEPEVVVVFPVSSLGLLLPGYARG
- a CDS encoding uncharacterized protein (ID:PFLUO_001665-T1.cds;~source:funannotate) — translated: MTLFILTETSAGYALLKAKDKKLLKRDDLATEAATAEGISNLLKLKSFQKFDSAAAALEEAASVMEGKVTPRLASLLNDIKDEKKVSLAVADPKLGTAIGKLPGLSVQLIADSSTADVYRAIREHLTSLIPGLMPNDMSTMSLGLSHSLARHKLKFSPDKIDTMIVQAIGLLDDLDKELNTYAMRVKEWYGWHFPELAKILNDNIAYAKLVLKMGMRTNWETADLAEILPEEIEGAVKAAADRSMGTEISEEDLDNIQALAEQVVGFADYRQQLAGYLTARMNAIAPNLTALVGDLVGARLIAHAGSLSNLSKSPASTIQILGAEKALFRALKTKHDTPKYGLIYHASLIGQATGRNKGKMARILAAKASLGLRVDALAEWEEGTTEEEKAALGTEARFNLERKLAGMEGKPMKPRGVTIAPDGATPAAQKFDLKEARKYNPDADALASEEPAAAKKSKKEKKKLVQEVEDEEMADASSDDDEEEPQVNGTADSSSDESDAPKKSKKSKSKDSSLEALAEKAGLSVKRYQRKLERGEITFDAAGNPSAVSKKDMKKAKKDAKKANKEDGKKRKRSDDGDDEKKKKKKSKGE